In Canis lupus baileyi chromosome X, mCanLup2.hap1, whole genome shotgun sequence, one DNA window encodes the following:
- the TASL gene encoding TLR adapter interacting with SLC15A4 on the lysosome — translation MLSEGYLSGLAYQNDIHWSCSSYNEQVAEKEEETTSATHSYCSVDETQVRSLYVNCKSSDKFISSVHSRESQHSRDQRTIMLQTNPNPVFESPTLAAVEICRDSSRETYLVPPSCKSICKNYNDLHIAGDQVMAINSVTTDFPPESSFEYGPLLKSSEIPLPMEDSISPQPSYFPQKPIQQYSSYWRITSIKEKSSLQMQKPISNAVLNEYLEQKVEELYKQYIMDTEFHDSSPTQILASELIMTNVDQISLQVSREKNLETSKAKDIVINCLLQLVSSEISTPSLHISQYSNVNP, via the coding sequence ATGCTGTCAGAAGGGTATCTCAGTGGACTTGCCTACCAGAATGACATCCACTGGAGCTGTTCATCTTATAATGAGCAGGTGgctgagaaggaagaagagacaaCATCTGCGACTCATTCCTACTGTTCTGTGGATGAAACCCAAGTCCGAAGTCTGTATGTGAACTGCAAATCCTCGgacaaatttatttcttcagtgCATTCAAGAGAGAGCCAACACAGTAGAGATCAGAGAACCATAATGCTGCAGACAAACCCCAATCCCGTGTTTGAAAGTCCCACCTTGGCTGCAGTTGAAATATGTAGAGACTCCAGCCGAGAGACCTACTTGGTTCCACCTTCCTGCAAAAGTATTTGCAAGAATTATAATGACTTACATATTGCAGGGGACCAGGTGATGGCTATTAACTCAGTGACAACAGATTTTCCCCCAGAGAGCAGTTTTGAATATGGCCCTTTGCTGAAATCATCTGAGATTCCTTTGCCCATGGAGGATTCCATTTCCCCTCAGCCCAGCTACTTTCCCCAAAAACCTATCCAGCAGTATTCATCCTACTGGAGAATAACCAGCATCAAAGAGAAGAGCAGCCTGCAAATGCAGAAGCCTATTTCTAATGCAGTCCTGAATGAGTACCTGGAGCAGAAGGTGGAAGAGTTATATAAGCAGTACATTATGGACACCGAATTTCATGACAGTTCTCCCACCCAGATTTTGGCATCGGAACTCATCATGACAAATGTGGATCAAATTAGTCTCCAAGTGTCTAGAGAGAAGAATCTGGAGACGTCCAAAGCCAAAGATATAGTCATTAACTGTCTATTACAGTTGGTATCCAGTGAAATCAGCACACCTAGTCTCCATATTTCTCAGTACAGCAACGTCAATCCTTAG